In a genomic window of Microbacterium amylolyticum:
- a CDS encoding L,D-transpeptidase family protein, with amino-acid sequence MTDLATKPTPADGAENGADAAEQPPVQWAPTEKKKSRKGLWLGVGIPAGVLVAAGIAIAVASTAVFAPGVQVLGASVALHTPDAAKSAISTHLADLDITVTVDGHTAMVTGRDLGLSTDVDAAVESAFDTHKAWQLGAWNSGDLGSSLSIDQDAADAALRDQLTDAYIAPVNADIVLNDGRYEVVADEPGRGIDTSALASRIESALTSDQAQSLASGAQILAASGGISVTADIVETRAALTTDDAQAAADDINALLAGVDFSIDGAIVDEASANVVAEWFDVSVTDNGTVDVSPDTSAIQAYVAKLPDLVEQEPVDAEVVTNAAGDHLHTITEGRDGFQLDDVDGISQKVTEQLTSLDGTDIALAGSRVEYETVERFRRAVVSISDGRSYFYETVNGGEEQLVKSMPHAVGKPGFETITGEFTIGWQTPMQNLGSCDANGEYVEDDRPFAYCTPNVPYVSYFNGDQAFHGTYWHNNFGPGAAMSHGCVNLTVSDSEWTYYFLQQGTPVSVIS; translated from the coding sequence ATGACCGACCTCGCAACGAAACCGACGCCGGCTGACGGCGCCGAGAACGGTGCCGACGCCGCCGAGCAGCCACCCGTGCAGTGGGCACCGACCGAGAAGAAAAAGTCTCGTAAGGGGCTGTGGCTCGGCGTCGGGATTCCCGCCGGAGTTCTTGTGGCCGCCGGTATCGCCATCGCCGTGGCGTCGACCGCGGTGTTCGCCCCCGGTGTCCAGGTCCTCGGCGCCTCGGTGGCGTTGCACACTCCGGACGCCGCGAAGTCCGCCATCAGCACGCACCTGGCGGACCTCGACATCACCGTCACCGTTGACGGCCACACGGCGATGGTCACAGGACGCGATCTGGGCCTGTCCACCGATGTCGACGCGGCCGTGGAGAGCGCATTCGATACGCACAAGGCCTGGCAGCTCGGCGCCTGGAACTCCGGTGACCTCGGCTCGTCTCTGTCGATCGACCAGGATGCCGCGGACGCAGCCCTGCGCGATCAACTCACTGACGCCTACATCGCCCCCGTGAACGCAGACATCGTGCTGAACGATGGCCGCTATGAGGTGGTGGCTGATGAGCCCGGCCGCGGAATCGACACCTCGGCTCTGGCGTCCCGGATTGAAAGTGCGCTGACCAGTGACCAGGCGCAGTCGCTTGCATCGGGCGCGCAGATTCTCGCCGCTTCTGGTGGCATTTCCGTCACGGCGGACATCGTCGAAACCCGCGCAGCGTTGACCACGGATGACGCTCAGGCCGCGGCAGACGACATCAACGCGCTCCTCGCCGGAGTCGACTTCTCGATCGATGGCGCCATCGTCGATGAGGCATCCGCGAATGTCGTGGCCGAGTGGTTCGATGTCTCGGTCACCGATAACGGAACCGTCGATGTTTCGCCCGACACCTCCGCGATCCAGGCTTACGTCGCAAAACTGCCCGACTTGGTCGAGCAGGAGCCAGTCGACGCCGAGGTCGTCACAAACGCCGCCGGCGACCACCTCCACACGATCACCGAGGGGCGCGACGGCTTCCAGTTGGACGATGTTGACGGCATCAGCCAGAAGGTTACCGAGCAGCTGACGTCCCTGGACGGCACGGACATTGCCCTCGCCGGTTCGCGCGTCGAATACGAGACGGTCGAGCGGTTCCGCCGCGCCGTGGTCTCCATCAGCGATGGCCGCTCGTACTTCTACGAGACCGTCAACGGAGGAGAAGAACAGCTGGTGAAGTCGATGCCGCACGCGGTCGGCAAGCCCGGCTTCGAGACCATCACCGGTGAGTTCACCATCGGTTGGCAGACGCCCATGCAGAACCTCGGTTCATGCGATGCCAACGGCGAGTACGTCGAAGACGACCGGCCGTTCGCCTACTGCACCCCGAACGTCCCCTACGTGTCGTACTTCAACGGTGACCAGGCCTTCCATGGCACCTACTGGCACAACAACTTCGGACCCGGCGCCGCGATGAGCCACGGCTGCGTGAACTTGACTGTCAGCGACTCCGAGTGGACGTACTACTTCCTGCAGCAGGGCACCCCGGTCTCGGTGATCTCGTAA
- a CDS encoding YrdB family protein — translation MTDATATPGASRQRITVLDVLRLLSEIVALAAITAWGILAWPVPWNIATGIAAPLLVIVLWTLFVSPKAVIRVPSAIRIVVELLIFASATASLWALGFAWEGIAVGVFCVAVGLAVGMRSLR, via the coding sequence ATGACCGACGCAACAGCAACGCCCGGAGCCAGCCGCCAGCGCATCACGGTGCTCGATGTGTTGCGCTTGCTGTCCGAGATCGTGGCGCTCGCCGCGATCACGGCGTGGGGCATTCTCGCGTGGCCGGTTCCATGGAACATCGCCACGGGCATCGCCGCGCCCCTGCTGGTGATCGTGTTGTGGACGCTGTTCGTCTCGCCGAAGGCCGTTATCCGAGTGCCCTCCGCGATTCGCATCGTCGTCGAGCTGCTGATCTTCGCCAGCGCAACGGCATCGCTGTGGGCGCTGGGCTTCGCCTGGGAGGGCATTGCCGTGGGTGTCTTCTGTGTCGCGGTTGGCCTCGCGGTCGGAATGCGCTCCCTGCGGTAG
- a CDS encoding ABC transporter ATP-binding protein gives MRLLPYAKNHLPRLGLGALTALGAAVVALLVPTVLERIVGGPIASGETIYVLWGALAVLGLGLLEALMVWLRRWLVLTPSSAIEYNVRTAFYTRLQRLPIEFHDRWQGGQLLSRMMQDIGLVRRWLAFGVIMLVVNLLTVIIGTVLLFQWHWLLATVFLVSGIPVFIQAYRFENRYGALTRLSQDQQGDLATSVEESVHGIRVLKAFGRGPYALGRFTRQAETLRATEMKKARSIAVVDFVLVIMPELAFAACLGLGIWLTAAGEIQVSQLFGYFAMATILRWPMESIGFLFSFTLDARTATDRIFEVFDAVDTITDPASPATIAEPRGALAFEGARFRYQDARDRESDLLDGIDLSLNPGETMALVGLTGSGKTTLTTLPTRLYDVTGGRVTLDGVDVRDMSIVELRTHIATAFEDATLFSATVRENVLLGRDDLDPGSEEAERVAREALDVAQAEFVDELPDGMETMIGEEGMSLSGGQRQRLALARAVAARPRVIVMDDPLSALDVNTEERVQTKLRKVLAGTTALIVAHRPSTVALADRVALLEEGRIVAVGTHSELMASSPNYRSVLSSFEKDERDAEAIRRDPNPTAELDVIAARDLSEDNEGETR, from the coding sequence ATGCGTCTTCTGCCCTACGCAAAAAACCACCTGCCCCGACTCGGCCTTGGCGCGCTCACAGCGCTGGGCGCCGCCGTGGTCGCCCTTCTCGTCCCCACCGTCCTCGAGCGCATCGTTGGCGGCCCCATCGCCTCGGGTGAAACGATCTACGTTCTCTGGGGTGCGCTCGCCGTCCTCGGTCTGGGGCTGCTCGAAGCGCTGATGGTGTGGCTGCGTCGTTGGCTCGTTCTGACGCCGTCCTCCGCCATTGAATACAACGTCCGCACCGCGTTCTACACGCGCCTGCAGCGGCTGCCGATCGAATTCCACGATCGGTGGCAGGGCGGACAGCTGCTGAGCCGAATGATGCAGGACATTGGCCTGGTACGCCGCTGGCTGGCGTTCGGCGTGATCATGCTCGTCGTCAACCTGCTCACTGTCATCATCGGCACTGTGCTGCTGTTTCAGTGGCACTGGCTGCTCGCCACCGTCTTCCTCGTTTCCGGAATCCCGGTCTTCATCCAGGCGTATCGCTTCGAGAACCGCTATGGGGCGCTCACGCGCCTCAGCCAGGACCAACAGGGCGACCTCGCGACCAGCGTCGAGGAGAGTGTTCACGGAATCCGCGTTCTGAAGGCATTCGGTCGCGGGCCGTATGCGCTGGGCCGTTTCACACGCCAGGCCGAAACGCTGCGAGCAACCGAGATGAAGAAGGCGCGATCGATCGCGGTCGTCGACTTTGTTCTCGTGATCATGCCGGAGCTGGCGTTCGCCGCATGCCTCGGTCTGGGTATCTGGCTGACCGCGGCCGGTGAGATCCAGGTTTCGCAGCTGTTCGGCTACTTCGCGATGGCGACGATTCTGCGCTGGCCGATGGAATCGATCGGCTTTCTCTTTTCGTTCACGCTGGATGCGCGCACGGCAACTGATCGAATCTTCGAGGTGTTCGACGCGGTTGACACGATCACCGATCCTGCTTCTCCCGCCACGATTGCCGAGCCGCGCGGTGCTCTCGCCTTCGAGGGCGCGAGATTCCGCTATCAGGACGCCCGTGACCGCGAGAGTGATCTTCTCGACGGAATCGATTTGTCGCTCAACCCCGGCGAGACAATGGCTCTTGTTGGGCTGACCGGCTCCGGAAAGACCACCCTCACTACCCTCCCCACGCGCTTGTACGACGTCACGGGAGGGCGCGTCACGCTCGACGGTGTCGATGTGAGAGACATGTCGATCGTTGAGTTGCGCACCCACATCGCAACAGCGTTCGAGGACGCAACGCTGTTCTCCGCGACCGTGCGAGAGAACGTGCTCCTGGGCCGTGATGATCTTGATCCCGGAAGCGAGGAGGCCGAGCGCGTTGCACGCGAGGCGCTTGACGTCGCCCAGGCCGAGTTCGTCGACGAGCTCCCGGACGGCATGGAGACAATGATCGGTGAGGAAGGCATGAGCCTGTCCGGCGGACAGCGACAGCGACTGGCCCTGGCCCGCGCCGTTGCCGCCCGTCCGCGGGTGATCGTGATGGATGATCCTTTGTCCGCTCTCGATGTGAACACGGAGGAGCGGGTGCAGACGAAGCTGCGGAAGGTTCTGGCCGGAACGACGGCGCTCATCGTCGCCCACCGGCCGTCGACCGTTGCGCTCGCCGATCGCGTGGCGCTTCTGGAAGAGGGACGCATCGTCGCCGTCGGAACCCACAGTGAGCTGATGGCCTCGTCGCCCAATTACCGCTCCGTGTTGTCGAGCTTCGAAAAGGACGAGCGCGACGCCGAGGCGATTCGCCGCGACCCCAACCCGACGGCCGAGCTCGACGTTATCGCTGCTCGCGATCTTTCTGAGGACAACGAGGGGGAGACCCGATGA
- a CDS encoding SPFH domain-containing protein codes for MGTFFAAVGGVGIIIGLVILLAIAAVIGLIVVLLMRAWYKVARADEALVIVGRRGKGKNKSVDSALTVVRGGGAIVNPITQRAETLSLRARQIMVQPTAQSIQGVTVDVTGVALVKVGSDREAIARAAERFVSQDKAIEVFTTEQLEGALRGVVATLSVEQLMRDRQELSDQIATLIKSDLDEQGLVLDSFQIQGITDMNGYVHALGAEEVSKVKRQAEIARIDAERQIKAREISTSEETLIEQTAYDKNQASAAADVGEARAEAEQAEALARARAEQGVLMQQADNRQAQLDADVKRVADASQYEEQKKADARAYAQVKDAEARADVQRREADIYQYEQQKRADAEAYSRIKEAEADAQRAEREAEATRLKAQADADAERARAQAAAEAVRLAGEAKAAAIEAEAEALKKNQDAILAQRSLDVLVPMMTEFAKGYANVGNVTVLSGSGSGEGGASTHMAGEAAMGMRAMFDTVREATGVDLSSVLQGAAVGRGIASGQAQAAPESQAPARKKFAPSEEKSVPSED; via the coding sequence ATGGGAACATTCTTCGCCGCCGTCGGTGGAGTCGGGATCATTATCGGTCTTGTGATCCTGCTGGCCATTGCCGCGGTGATCGGGCTGATCGTCGTGCTGCTGATGCGTGCGTGGTACAAGGTCGCCCGCGCTGACGAAGCGCTTGTGATCGTTGGACGCCGAGGGAAGGGAAAGAACAAGAGCGTCGACTCCGCTCTGACCGTGGTCCGTGGTGGCGGAGCAATCGTCAACCCGATTACGCAGCGTGCTGAGACGCTGTCGCTTCGCGCTCGCCAGATCATGGTGCAGCCGACTGCACAGTCGATTCAGGGCGTCACCGTCGACGTGACGGGCGTTGCGCTCGTGAAGGTCGGTTCTGACCGTGAGGCCATCGCCCGTGCTGCGGAGCGTTTCGTCTCGCAGGATAAGGCCATCGAGGTCTTCACCACCGAGCAGCTTGAGGGTGCGCTGCGTGGCGTTGTGGCCACGCTGTCCGTTGAGCAGCTGATGCGCGATCGGCAGGAGCTCTCTGACCAGATCGCCACGCTGATCAAGAGCGACCTCGATGAGCAGGGTCTGGTGCTGGACAGCTTCCAGATCCAGGGCATCACCGATATGAACGGCTATGTGCACGCACTCGGTGCCGAAGAAGTCTCGAAGGTGAAGCGCCAGGCTGAGATCGCGCGCATCGACGCGGAACGTCAGATCAAGGCGCGTGAGATTTCGACCAGCGAAGAGACGCTGATCGAACAGACCGCGTACGACAAGAACCAGGCTTCGGCCGCCGCCGATGTCGGTGAGGCTCGTGCTGAGGCCGAGCAGGCCGAAGCTCTCGCCCGCGCTCGTGCCGAGCAGGGCGTCCTCATGCAGCAGGCGGATAACCGTCAGGCTCAGCTGGATGCCGACGTTAAGCGCGTTGCTGACGCTTCTCAGTACGAGGAGCAGAAGAAGGCCGACGCCCGTGCGTATGCGCAGGTCAAAGACGCAGAAGCACGCGCCGATGTGCAGCGCCGTGAGGCCGATATCTACCAGTACGAGCAGCAGAAGCGAGCGGATGCCGAGGCCTACTCGCGCATCAAGGAAGCCGAAGCAGACGCTCAGCGCGCCGAGCGCGAGGCGGAAGCAACGCGCCTCAAGGCCCAGGCTGACGCCGACGCTGAACGCGCTCGCGCGCAGGCAGCCGCTGAGGCCGTGCGTCTCGCCGGTGAGGCGAAGGCTGCGGCGATCGAGGCCGAGGCAGAGGCGCTGAAGAAGAACCAGGACGCGATCCTCGCGCAGCGCTCGCTCGACGTTCTCGTTCCGATGATGACGGAGTTTGCCAAGGGCTACGCCAACGTCGGAAACGTCACGGTGCTCTCTGGCTCCGGTTCTGGAGAAGGCGGAGCATCGACGCACATGGCCGGAGAAGCAGCCATGGGAATGCGTGCGATGTTTGATACGGTTCGCGAGGCAACGGGCGTGGACTTGTCGTCGGTTCTGCAGGGTGCGGCTGTTGGCCGCGGCATTGCGAGCGGACAGGCTCAGGCTGCCCCCGAGTCCCAGGCTCCTGCACGGAAGAAGTTCGCTCCCTCGGAGGAGAAGTCCGTTCCCTCGGAGGACTGA
- the purN gene encoding phosphoribosylglycinamide formyltransferase produces MLNVVVLISGTGSNMRALLEAAADDTYPARVVAVGADRAASGLSHADDFGIPRFTVPFRDYGSREEWGIALADQLRQAQPDLVVLSGLMRLLPDAVVNEFAPRIINTHPAYLPEFPGAHGVRDAIAAGVTQTGASVIQVDGGIDTGPILAQERVAVLAGDTEDSLHARIKPVERRLLIDIVRRIAVGEIDLSSR; encoded by the coding sequence GTGCTGAACGTCGTTGTGCTCATCTCCGGGACCGGATCAAACATGCGGGCTCTCCTGGAGGCCGCAGCCGACGACACCTACCCGGCACGTGTTGTTGCCGTCGGAGCAGATCGTGCCGCGTCCGGTCTCTCTCACGCCGACGATTTCGGAATTCCCCGCTTCACGGTGCCGTTTCGCGACTATGGCAGCCGCGAGGAGTGGGGAATCGCCCTGGCCGACCAGCTTCGTCAGGCGCAGCCCGATCTTGTCGTGCTCAGCGGGCTGATGCGCCTTCTGCCCGACGCCGTTGTCAACGAGTTCGCTCCGCGCATCATCAACACCCATCCCGCGTATCTGCCCGAGTTTCCCGGCGCACACGGCGTACGAGACGCCATCGCGGCCGGCGTCACACAAACGGGCGCGAGCGTGATCCAGGTCGATGGCGGTATCGACACGGGTCCAATCCTTGCCCAGGAACGCGTTGCGGTTCTGGCCGGCGACACCGAAGATTCCCTGCATGCGCGCATCAAACCCGTTGAGCGCCGCCTCCTGATCGACATCGTTCGCCGTATTGCGGTGGGCGAGATCGATCTATCCTCCCGATAA
- a CDS encoding ABC transporter ATP-binding protein: MSSTVQGVAGEDRDDYTRGESREIRARSLRLLISLLAPTKWRVVLVAAVVVAQTAIRVVGPALLGIGLNTALPAVISGADWGPTWFVVGAYAVTAVLGASLLAWYDILAARLTQNVLLDLRRRVFRHTQRLSLEFHESYTSGRIISRQTSDLETIRELLNGGLTQLVNGVLYGVFTLIALMIIDWQSGVIVLIACVPLAFLMRWFYRRSQLAYRQTRVHSARVIVKFVETMTGIRAGKAFRTEPRNDVEFGHLAGEYRDANIRVIRLFGTFEPGLMAIAAFSIGAVVFWGGARITWGEFTVGALLASVLYVRNFFTPLQEVAMFINSFQAASAALEKVSGVLEEEPSVPDPERPVSLHGATGHLLFDNVTFGYGNGRTILPEFTLDISDGQTVAVVGTTGAGKSTLAKLVSRFYDPSSGRVTLDGVDLRDLAPEDLRRAIVMVTQEAYLFSGTVADNIALGKPDATMEEIVAAAKAVGAHTFIEQLPDGYATDVNKRGGRVSAGQRQLVSFARAFLADPAVLILDEATASLDIPSERMIQDALQTLLADRTAIIIAHRLSTVEIADRVIVMEHGRVIEDGTPEQLISGTGTFSKLHRAWRESLV, encoded by the coding sequence ATGAGCTCGACCGTTCAGGGCGTTGCGGGAGAGGACCGCGACGACTACACCCGCGGCGAGAGTCGCGAGATTCGCGCACGTTCGCTCCGCCTGCTGATCTCGCTACTGGCTCCGACGAAGTGGCGCGTCGTTCTTGTCGCGGCCGTTGTCGTCGCCCAGACGGCGATTCGCGTTGTCGGACCGGCTTTGCTCGGAATCGGGTTGAACACGGCTCTGCCCGCTGTGATCTCCGGCGCCGACTGGGGACCCACATGGTTCGTCGTCGGGGCGTATGCGGTGACGGCGGTTCTCGGCGCCAGCCTGCTCGCGTGGTACGACATTCTCGCCGCGCGCCTGACGCAGAACGTTCTGCTGGATTTGCGTCGCCGCGTGTTCCGGCACACACAGCGTCTGAGCCTCGAGTTCCATGAGTCCTATACGTCCGGCCGCATCATCTCGCGGCAGACGAGTGACCTCGAGACGATTCGTGAGTTGCTCAACGGCGGCCTGACCCAGTTGGTTAACGGCGTGCTCTACGGGGTTTTCACGCTGATCGCGCTGATGATCATCGACTGGCAGTCGGGCGTTATCGTGCTCATCGCGTGTGTTCCCCTCGCCTTCTTGATGCGCTGGTTCTACCGCAGGTCGCAGCTCGCGTATCGCCAGACGCGGGTGCACAGCGCCCGTGTGATCGTGAAGTTCGTTGAGACGATGACGGGCATTCGGGCAGGTAAGGCATTCCGCACGGAGCCGCGCAACGATGTCGAGTTCGGGCACCTTGCCGGTGAGTATCGCGACGCGAACATTCGGGTGATTCGGCTGTTCGGAACGTTCGAGCCGGGCCTGATGGCCATCGCGGCATTCTCGATCGGTGCCGTGGTGTTCTGGGGCGGTGCGCGCATCACCTGGGGTGAGTTCACGGTCGGCGCGCTTCTGGCCTCCGTTTTGTACGTGCGCAACTTCTTCACACCGCTCCAGGAAGTGGCGATGTTCATCAACTCGTTCCAGGCGGCGTCAGCGGCGCTCGAGAAGGTCTCCGGCGTGCTGGAAGAGGAACCGTCGGTTCCCGACCCCGAGCGCCCCGTATCGCTGCACGGTGCCACGGGCCACCTCCTGTTCGACAACGTCACGTTCGGCTACGGAAACGGGCGCACGATTCTGCCCGAGTTCACGCTGGACATCTCGGACGGACAGACGGTGGCCGTTGTGGGAACAACGGGGGCGGGAAAGTCGACGCTGGCGAAGCTCGTGTCGCGCTTCTACGATCCCAGCTCGGGCCGCGTCACTCTCGATGGGGTAGACCTGCGCGATCTCGCACCGGAGGACCTTCGCCGCGCGATCGTCATGGTCACACAGGAGGCGTATCTGTTCAGCGGAACCGTCGCGGACAACATTGCGCTGGGTAAGCCCGACGCGACGATGGAGGAGATTGTCGCGGCAGCGAAGGCCGTCGGCGCGCACACGTTCATCGAGCAGTTGCCAGATGGTTACGCCACCGACGTCAACAAACGTGGTGGCCGCGTGTCGGCCGGGCAGCGGCAGCTGGTGTCGTTTGCGCGGGCGTTCCTTGCCGACCCTGCCGTTCTCATCCTCGATGAGGCAACGGCTTCGCTCGACATCCCGTCGGAGCGGATGATCCAGGATGCGCTACAAACGCTTCTGGCCGATCGTACGGCGATTATCATCGCGCACCGGCTGTCAACGGTGGAGATCGCCGATCGTGTGATCGTTATGGAACACGGTCGCGTGATCGAGGATGGTACGCCCGAGCAGCTCATTTCGGGCACGGGAACCTTCTCGAAACTGCACCGTGCCTGGCGGGAGTCACTCGTCTAA
- a CDS encoding GNAT family N-acetyltransferase, protein MSELHVEDLSAATIVAANSLTLKPGQEEFIAPTTYSVAMVVADPQKTWQRVILDGDEVVAFIRAYFDPDESTDYLRAALWRINVDAAAQGRGAGRFAVDAVLAEAKQRGFERLTVVYEAGESGPEAFFRRVGFIPVDETEYGEVVAEFRF, encoded by the coding sequence ATGAGCGAGCTCCACGTAGAAGACCTGTCAGCTGCCACGATCGTTGCGGCCAACAGCCTCACGCTCAAGCCGGGGCAGGAAGAGTTCATCGCGCCGACGACGTACTCCGTCGCGATGGTCGTTGCTGATCCGCAGAAGACGTGGCAACGCGTCATTCTGGACGGCGATGAGGTTGTCGCGTTTATCCGTGCGTACTTCGATCCGGACGAGTCCACCGATTATCTGCGCGCTGCTCTGTGGCGCATCAACGTCGACGCTGCTGCCCAGGGCCGCGGTGCAGGACGGTTCGCGGTCGATGCCGTTCTCGCCGAGGCGAAGCAGCGCGGTTTCGAGCGTCTGACCGTTGTCTACGAGGCCGGCGAGAGCGGACCCGAGGCCTTCTTCCGACGTGTCGGTTTCATTCCGGTGGATGAGACCGAGTACGGTGAGGTCGTCGCCGAATTCAGATTCTGA
- the purH gene encoding bifunctional phosphoribosylaminoimidazolecarboxamide formyltransferase/IMP cyclohydrolase, with product MAGPSHDPSLYRHRDVVPIRRALVSVSDKTDLLPLAEALSSAGIEIVSTGSTAATIREAGHEVTDVAEITGFPEMLDGRVKTLHPKVHGGLLADLRLAHHEQQLGELEIAPFELVVVNLYPFVETVASGAEGDAVVEQIDIGGPAMVRASAKNYANVAIVVNPASYPSIIRAVQGGGTSLTERRELAARAFAHTASYDTAVAQWFAEETIEGETSLPDHLTIQAEKLTDLRYGENDHQRAALYSRVGGHGIAQAELLQGKPMSYNNYVDADAALRAAYDMVLPAVAIMKHANPCGLAVADPKALDPIASAHHRAHECDPLSAFGGVIAANRTVTLKMAENLRDIFTEVIVAPDFEPAALELFALKKNLRLLKLPADWSQERMDVRLVSGGLLLQDADRFPEDDYESVANDWKLVAGEQPDVPIADLVFAWKSCRAVKSNAIVLAKDSATVGIGMGQVNRVDSCALAIERAGDRVVGSIAASDAFFPFSDGPQALIDAGVKVIIQPGGSVRDEETIALAKKHGVAMYFTGERHFFH from the coding sequence ATGGCCGGTCCGAGCCACGACCCATCGCTCTATCGCCACCGCGACGTTGTGCCGATTCGTCGCGCGCTCGTTTCCGTCAGTGACAAGACCGATCTGCTCCCGCTGGCCGAGGCACTCTCCTCGGCCGGCATTGAGATCGTTTCGACCGGTTCGACGGCAGCGACGATCCGCGAGGCGGGCCACGAGGTTACCGATGTCGCCGAGATCACGGGGTTCCCCGAGATGCTCGATGGCCGCGTCAAAACGCTGCACCCGAAGGTGCACGGTGGCCTTCTCGCCGACCTGCGCCTTGCGCATCACGAACAGCAGCTGGGCGAGCTGGAGATTGCGCCGTTCGAGCTTGTTGTCGTGAACCTCTATCCGTTCGTCGAGACGGTTGCCTCTGGCGCCGAAGGCGACGCGGTTGTTGAGCAGATCGATATCGGCGGTCCGGCGATGGTTCGGGCATCAGCGAAAAACTACGCCAACGTCGCGATCGTCGTGAACCCCGCGTCGTACCCGTCGATTATTCGTGCCGTTCAGGGCGGAGGGACGTCCCTCACCGAGCGCCGTGAGCTCGCGGCGCGTGCCTTTGCGCATACGGCCTCCTATGACACGGCCGTTGCACAGTGGTTCGCGGAGGAGACGATCGAAGGCGAGACCAGCCTTCCCGATCACCTCACGATTCAGGCCGAGAAGCTCACCGACCTGCGTTACGGCGAGAACGACCACCAGCGTGCAGCGCTGTACAGCCGTGTCGGCGGACACGGAATTGCCCAGGCGGAGCTTCTGCAGGGCAAGCCGATGTCGTACAACAACTACGTTGATGCGGATGCCGCTCTGCGCGCGGCCTACGACATGGTGCTTCCTGCGGTGGCGATTATGAAGCACGCCAACCCGTGCGGCCTCGCGGTGGCCGATCCGAAGGCCCTCGACCCGATCGCCAGCGCGCACCACCGCGCGCACGAGTGCGACCCGCTGAGCGCGTTCGGCGGAGTGATCGCTGCCAACCGTACGGTCACGTTGAAGATGGCAGAAAACCTGCGCGACATCTTCACCGAGGTCATCGTTGCGCCGGACTTTGAGCCGGCCGCGCTGGAGCTGTTCGCGCTGAAGAAGAACCTGCGTCTGCTCAAACTTCCCGCCGACTGGAGCCAGGAGCGCATGGACGTGCGCCTGGTGTCTGGTGGACTGCTGCTGCAGGACGCTGACCGCTTCCCCGAGGACGACTACGAATCGGTCGCAAACGACTGGAAGCTCGTGGCGGGGGAGCAGCCGGATGTGCCTATTGCCGATCTCGTCTTCGCCTGGAAGTCCTGCCGCGCGGTGAAGTCGAACGCGATTGTTCTCGCAAAGGACTCGGCGACGGTCGGCATCGGCATGGGACAGGTGAACCGCGTCGATTCCTGCGCCCTCGCGATCGAGCGCGCAGGCGACCGGGTCGTGGGATCCATCGCGGCTTCCGATGCCTTCTTCCCATTCTCGGACGGACCTCAAGCACTGATCGATGCCGGCGTGAAGGTCATCATCCAGCCGGGTGGATCTGTTCGCGATGAGGAGACGATCGCCCTCGCGAAGAAGCATGGCGTCGCGATGTACTTCACGGGAGAGCGTCACTTCTTCCACTAA